One region of Chryseobacterium sp. C-71 genomic DNA includes:
- a CDS encoding transposase — MLYKVINIGQSIKELVDQKGITIERICNFLNKDEEFVKNIYKSNSIDTEVLLRWSKLLEYDFFRLYSSHLILYAPPSAVNKTKEKSDKTPQFRKNIYTQEIKDFILKKIVSGEMTQADVIKEYSIPKSTLHRWLQKNQP, encoded by the coding sequence ATGTTATACAAAGTAATAAATATAGGCCAATCAATCAAAGAACTTGTAGACCAGAAAGGGATTACAATAGAGAGAATTTGTAACTTTCTAAATAAAGATGAAGAGTTTGTAAAGAATATTTACAAGAGCAATTCAATCGATACAGAAGTCCTTTTGAGATGGTCTAAATTGCTGGAGTATGACTTTTTCAGACTTTACAGCTCCCATTTGATTTTGTACGCACCGCCATCAGCAGTGAACAAAACCAAAGAAAAATCTGACAAGACACCACAATTCAGAAAAAATATTTACACTCAGGAAATTAAGGATTTTATTCTTAAAAAAATTGTTTCCGGAGAAATGACGCAGGCTGACGTAATCAAAGAATACTCAATCCCAAAGAGTACACTTCACAGATGGCTGCAAAAAAACCAACCATAA
- a CDS encoding helix-turn-helix domain-containing protein, giving the protein MKMRPNYSKIYHDLLLAEHPEKLKDVKVTELLQNLNTSDEVIKFNEKLFKQSKESLENNQKLRTYDRETMLKILTYQKQHGFSSNYISKKYKISRTTIAKWKKICEDDIQ; this is encoded by the coding sequence ATGAAAATGAGACCTAATTACAGCAAGATTTATCACGATCTTCTTCTTGCGGAACACCCCGAAAAACTGAAAGACGTAAAAGTTACGGAGCTTCTTCAGAATCTTAACACCAGCGACGAGGTGATTAAGTTTAATGAAAAACTTTTCAAGCAATCGAAAGAAAGTTTAGAAAACAACCAGAAGCTAAGAACATACGACAGAGAAACGATGCTTAAGATATTAACTTATCAAAAACAACATGGATTCTCGAGCAATTATATTTCGAAAAAATATAAAATCAGCAGAACGACCATTGCAAAATGGAAAAAAATCTGCGAAGATGATATTCAATAA